The following are encoded together in the Streptomyces tsukubensis genome:
- a CDS encoding ATP-binding protein, with translation MSLPLTRRIARAALLLAAGAAPVVGAAGSASAVELPASTDLGSVSALDGEGLGNTVDGAAQNVTGLAGQAGSQAVKQGVPAAGKVVGHAGKTAAPAAQKAAGGLAGTAGSLVGDTAKTATKGGLPTKGLGGGLPASSLGGLPLGGR, from the coding sequence ATGTCCCTCCCCCTGACCCGCCGGATCGCCCGTGCAGCCCTGCTTCTCGCGGCTGGAGCGGCGCCCGTGGTCGGTGCGGCCGGCTCCGCGAGCGCCGTGGAACTCCCCGCCTCCACCGACCTGGGCAGTGTCTCCGCCCTTGACGGCGAGGGCCTCGGCAACACCGTCGACGGCGCGGCGCAGAACGTGACGGGCCTCGCGGGCCAGGCCGGCAGCCAGGCCGTGAAGCAGGGCGTGCCCGCCGCGGGCAAGGTCGTCGGCCACGCGGGCAAGACCGCGGCTCCCGCCGCCCAGAAGGCCGCGGGGGGCCTGGCCGGCACCGCGGGCTCGCTGGTCGGCGACACCGCCAAGACCGCCACCAAGGGTGGCCTCCCCACCAAGGGCCTCGGCGGCGGCCTGCCCGCCAGCAGCCTCGGCGGCCTGCCCCTCGGCGGCCGCTGA
- the dapE gene encoding succinyl-diaminopimelate desuccinylase — MQETLLDLSLDAAELTARLVDLTSESGHEGPLADAVESALRALPHLTVDRHGNNVVARTDLGRSERVILAGHIDTVPIADNVPSRLDADGLLWGCGTCDMKSGVAVQLRIAATVPEPDRDLTFVFYDNEEVAAHLNGLGHVAEAHPDWLAGDFAVLLEPSDGQVEGGCQGTLRVLLRTKGERAHSARSWMGSNAIHAATPILNRLAAYEPRYPVIDGLEYREGLNAVKIEGGVAGNVIPDECTVTVNFRYAPDRTDEEALAHVREVFADCGVEEFVVDDHSGAALPGLSHPAAAAFIEAVGGTPQPKYGWTDVSRFSSLGVPAVNYGPGNPHLAHKRDEHVDTAKILLAEERLRWWLTGPAPLAGDGA, encoded by the coding sequence ATGCAGGAAACCCTCCTTGACCTCAGCCTTGACGCCGCCGAGCTGACCGCCCGGCTTGTCGACCTCACGTCGGAGAGCGGCCATGAGGGGCCGCTGGCCGACGCGGTGGAGAGCGCGCTGCGCGCCCTGCCGCACCTCACCGTCGACCGCCACGGCAACAACGTCGTGGCCAGGACGGACCTCGGCAGGTCCGAGCGGGTCATCCTCGCGGGACACATCGACACCGTGCCGATCGCGGACAACGTCCCCTCGCGCCTCGACGCCGACGGGCTGCTCTGGGGGTGCGGTACCTGTGACATGAAGTCCGGCGTCGCCGTACAGCTGCGGATCGCCGCCACGGTGCCCGAGCCCGACAGGGACCTCACCTTCGTCTTCTACGACAACGAAGAGGTCGCCGCCCACCTCAACGGCCTCGGCCACGTCGCCGAGGCCCACCCGGACTGGCTGGCCGGTGACTTCGCCGTCCTGCTCGAACCTTCCGACGGCCAGGTCGAGGGCGGCTGTCAGGGCACCCTGCGGGTACTGCTGCGCACCAAGGGCGAGCGCGCCCACTCCGCACGCTCCTGGATGGGTTCCAACGCCATTCACGCGGCCACACCGATCCTGAACCGGCTCGCCGCGTACGAACCGCGCTACCCGGTGATCGACGGGCTGGAGTACCGCGAGGGACTCAACGCGGTGAAGATCGAGGGCGGAGTCGCGGGCAACGTGATCCCCGACGAGTGCACCGTCACGGTCAACTTCCGCTACGCGCCCGACCGTACGGACGAGGAGGCGCTCGCCCACGTCCGTGAGGTCTTCGCGGACTGCGGGGTCGAGGAGTTCGTCGTGGACGACCACAGCGGAGCCGCGCTGCCCGGCCTGTCCCACCCGGCCGCCGCCGCCTTCATCGAAGCGGTGGGCGGCACCCCGCAGCCCAAGTACGGCTGGACGGACGTCTCCCGCTTCAGCTCGCTCGGGGTCCCCGCGGTCAACTACGGCCCCGGCAATCCGCACCTCGCCCACAAGCGGGACGAGCACGTGGACACCGCCAAGATCCTCCTGGCCGAGGAGCGGCTGCGCTGGTGGCTGACCGGACCCGCGCCCTTGGCGGGGGACGGCGCGTAG
- the folP gene encoding dihydropteroate synthase, whose product MLRLGRREFAAHEPVVMAIVNRTPDSFYDQGATFRDEPALARVEQAVSEGAAIVDIGGVKAGPGEDVSAAEEVRRTVGFVAEVRRRFPDVVISVDTWRHEVGEVVCEAGADLLNDAWGGVDPKLAEVAARHGAGLVCTHAGGAEPRTRPHRVGYEDVVADILRVTLGLAERAVELGVARESVLIDPGHDFGKNTRHSLEATRRLDEMTTTGWPVLVSLSNKDFVGETLDRPVKERLIGTLATTAVSAWLGAQVYRVHEVAETRQVLDMVASIAGHRPPAVARRGLA is encoded by the coding sequence ATGCTGCGTCTCGGCAGGCGCGAGTTCGCCGCCCATGAGCCGGTCGTCATGGCCATCGTGAACAGGACCCCCGACTCCTTCTACGACCAGGGGGCCACCTTCCGCGACGAGCCGGCGCTGGCCCGGGTCGAGCAGGCGGTCTCCGAGGGCGCCGCGATCGTCGACATCGGCGGGGTCAAGGCCGGCCCCGGCGAGGACGTGTCCGCGGCGGAGGAGGTCAGGCGCACCGTGGGTTTCGTCGCCGAGGTCAGACGCCGCTTCCCCGACGTGGTGATCAGCGTCGACACCTGGCGCCACGAGGTGGGCGAGGTGGTGTGCGAGGCGGGTGCGGATCTGCTGAACGACGCGTGGGGCGGCGTCGATCCGAAACTCGCCGAGGTCGCCGCGCGCCACGGGGCCGGTCTCGTCTGCACCCACGCGGGCGGCGCGGAGCCCCGTACGAGGCCGCACAGGGTCGGTTACGAGGACGTGGTCGCCGACATCCTGCGGGTCACTCTCGGCCTCGCGGAGCGCGCCGTGGAGCTGGGTGTGGCGCGTGAGTCCGTACTCATCGACCCGGGGCACGACTTCGGCAAGAACACCAGGCACTCGCTGGAGGCGACGCGGAGGCTGGACGAGATGACCACCACCGGGTGGCCCGTGCTGGTGTCGCTCTCCAACAAGGACTTCGTGGGCGAGACGCTGGACCGCCCCGTGAAGGAGCGGCTCATCGGGACGCTGGCCACGACAGCGGTCTCCGCCTGGCTGGGCGCGCAGGTCTACCGCGTGCACGAGGTGGCGGAGACCCGCCAGGTCCTCGACATGGTGGCCTCGATCGCGGGCCACCGTCCCCCGGCGGTCGCCCGCCGGGGGCTCGCCTGA
- a CDS encoding O-methyltransferase codes for MCGFPPPTDTVTARQPRGQERAITGNQQTSWAFADAFVAEDEALRWARDRARDAGLRSVSPGTGAALRVLAAATGAKAVAEIGTGTGVSGIHLLHGMRPDGVLTTVDPEPERQQFARQAFRAAGFAGNRARFIPGRALEVLPRLADGGYDLVFCDGDRLECLDYLAESLRLLRPGGLVCFEGVFADGRTVDSGPQPAEVVRLRELVRAVRESQDLVPSLLPVGDGLLCAVTR; via the coding sequence ATCTGCGGGTTCCCGCCGCCAACGGATACAGTCACGGCCAGGCAACCACGGGGACAGGAGAGGGCCATTACCGGCAACCAGCAGACGAGCTGGGCGTTCGCCGACGCCTTTGTCGCCGAGGACGAAGCACTGCGCTGGGCCAGGGACAGGGCCAGGGACGCGGGGCTCCGTTCGGTGTCGCCAGGTACAGGCGCCGCGCTGCGCGTGCTCGCCGCCGCGACGGGCGCCAAAGCGGTGGCCGAAATCGGCACGGGGACCGGAGTGTCGGGCATCCATCTGCTGCACGGCATGCGCCCCGACGGCGTCCTCACCACCGTGGACCCCGAACCGGAACGCCAGCAGTTCGCCAGGCAGGCCTTCCGGGCGGCCGGTTTCGCGGGCAACAGGGCCAGGTTCATCCCCGGCCGCGCACTCGAAGTGCTGCCCCGCCTTGCCGACGGCGGTTACGACCTCGTCTTCTGCGACGGCGACCGGCTCGAATGCCTGGACTACCTCGCTGAATCGTTGCGCCTGCTGCGTCCGGGCGGCCTCGTCTGCTTCGAGGGCGTCTTCGCGGACGGCCGCACGGTCGACTCCGGACCGCAGCCCGCCGAGGTCGTGCGGCTGCGTGAGCTGGTGCGAGCCGTGCGGGAGAGCCAGGACCTGGTGCCCTCGCTGCTGCCGGTCGGCGACGGCCTGCTCTGCGCCGTCACCCGCTGA
- a CDS encoding LOG family protein, giving the protein MGSPEGQGRLEEQRLGSVVRRRDQVQSGTTDQRLLDSDGADTAWVHTDPWRVMRMQSELVDGFGALAELPRAISVFGSARTPVDSPEYAAGVRIGKALVDAGFVVITGGGPGAMEAANKGAREGEGVSVGLGIELPFEQGLNPHVDIGVNFRYFFVRKIMFVKYAQGFVVLPGGLGTLDELFEALTLVQTRKVTRFPIVLFGSAYWGGLVDWLRDTVVAQGKASENDLALFHVTDDVDEAVALVTKEVP; this is encoded by the coding sequence ATGGGCAGTCCGGAAGGACAGGGACGGCTGGAGGAGCAGCGACTGGGGTCGGTGGTGCGGCGGAGGGACCAGGTGCAGTCGGGTACGACGGACCAGCGGCTGCTCGACTCCGACGGCGCGGACACCGCCTGGGTCCACACGGATCCCTGGCGGGTCATGCGGATGCAGTCGGAACTGGTCGACGGTTTCGGCGCGTTGGCCGAACTCCCGCGTGCCATCAGTGTGTTCGGCTCCGCCCGTACACCCGTCGACTCACCCGAGTACGCGGCGGGGGTGCGCATCGGGAAGGCGCTGGTAGACGCCGGTTTCGTCGTCATCACGGGTGGCGGTCCCGGCGCGATGGAGGCCGCCAACAAGGGGGCCAGGGAGGGCGAGGGCGTATCGGTCGGCCTCGGTATCGAGCTGCCCTTCGAGCAGGGTCTGAATCCACATGTCGACATCGGCGTGAACTTCCGCTACTTCTTCGTGCGCAAGATCATGTTCGTGAAGTACGCCCAGGGGTTCGTGGTCCTGCCAGGAGGGCTCGGCACACTCGATGAACTGTTCGAGGCGCTCACCCTCGTACAGACCAGGAAGGTCACCCGCTTCCCGATCGTCCTCTTCGGCTCCGCCTACTGGGGCGGCCTCGTCGACTGGCTGCGCGACACCGTCGTCGCGCAGGGCAAGGCGTCGGAGAACGACCTCGCGCTGTTCCACGTGACGGACGACGTGGACGAGGCGGTCGCCCTGGTGACGAAGGAAGTTCCCTGA
- a CDS encoding bifunctional succinyldiaminopimelate transaminase/glutamate-prephenate aminotransferase, with protein MQEQQERAIVLAVSDLLPVFPWDKLESYKATAAAHPDGIVDLSVGTPVDPVPELVQKALVDGADSPGYPTVWGTPALRDAIVSWCERRLGAHGLTHHHVLPVVGSKELVAWAPTQLGLGPGDRVAYPRLAYPTYEVGARLARADHEVYDDPTELDPRGLKLLWLNSPSNPTGRVLSKDELTRIVAWAREHGILVLSDECYLELGWDADPVSVLHPDVCGGSYEGVVAVQSLSKRSNLAGYRAAFLAGDSAVLGELLKIRKHGGMMAPAPVQAAAAAALGDDVHVHEQRERYTARRTALRAALVEHGFTIEHSEAGLYLWATRGESCWDTVGHLAGLGILVAPGDFYGTAGERHVRVALTASDERVAAAVARLA; from the coding sequence ATGCAGGAACAGCAGGAAAGAGCGATCGTTTTGGCAGTCTCAGACCTTCTGCCGGTCTTCCCCTGGGACAAGCTGGAGTCCTACAAGGCGACAGCGGCCGCCCACCCGGACGGCATCGTGGACCTGTCCGTCGGCACGCCGGTCGACCCGGTGCCCGAGCTGGTCCAGAAGGCGCTGGTGGACGGCGCCGACTCGCCCGGCTATCCGACCGTGTGGGGCACGCCCGCGCTGCGTGACGCGATCGTCTCCTGGTGCGAGCGGCGGCTCGGCGCGCACGGCCTGACCCACCACCACGTCCTGCCCGTCGTCGGCTCCAAGGAACTCGTGGCCTGGGCCCCGACCCAGCTCGGCCTCGGCCCGGGGGACCGTGTGGCGTACCCGCGCCTCGCCTACCCGACGTACGAGGTGGGCGCCCGGCTGGCCCGCGCCGATCACGAGGTCTACGACGACCCGACGGAGCTCGACCCGCGCGGCCTGAAGCTGCTGTGGCTCAACTCGCCGTCCAACCCCACCGGCCGCGTCCTGTCCAAGGACGAGCTGACGCGCATCGTGGCCTGGGCGCGCGAGCACGGGATCCTCGTCCTCAGCGACGAGTGCTACCTGGAACTCGGCTGGGACGCCGACCCGGTCTCCGTCCTCCACCCGGACGTCTGTGGCGGCTCCTACGAGGGTGTCGTCGCCGTCCAGTCGCTCTCCAAGCGTTCCAACCTCGCCGGGTACCGCGCCGCGTTCCTCGCCGGTGACTCCGCGGTCCTCGGCGAACTGCTGAAGATCCGCAAGCACGGCGGAATGATGGCCCCGGCCCCCGTCCAGGCCGCGGCCGCCGCGGCCCTCGGCGACGACGTCCACGTACACGAACAGCGGGAGCGTTACACGGCCCGCCGCACCGCGCTGCGCGCCGCCCTGGTCGAGCACGGCTTCACCATCGAACACAGCGAGGCGGGCCTCTACCTGTGGGCCACCCGCGGCGAGTCCTGCTGGGACACGGTGGGTCATCTCGCCGGGCTCGGCATCCTTGTGGCCCCCGGCGATTTCTACGGTACGGCGGGGGAGCGGCACGTACGGGTGGCGCTCACCGCCTCCGACGAGCGAGTGGCCGCCGCGGTCGCGCGCCTGGCGTGA
- a CDS encoding DNA-3-methyladenine glycosylase I: MNTGTVEGPDGRLRCPWGLSAPEYLAYHDEEWGRRVHGDDALFERLSLEAFQSGLSWITILRRRENFRAAFAGFKIAAVAEFTGEDRERLLADAGIIRNRAKIDATLGNARALADWAPGELSTLIWSYAPAPGSLPAPRTTDDVPAITDESTALSGALKKRGLRFIGPTTAYALMQACGLVDDHLVACIARGAAGRAGKGGDRGAGPEKP, from the coding sequence GTGAACACCGGCACCGTGGAGGGGCCCGACGGCAGGCTCCGCTGTCCCTGGGGCCTCTCGGCCCCTGAATACCTCGCCTACCACGACGAGGAATGGGGCCGCCGGGTCCACGGCGACGACGCGCTCTTCGAACGGCTGTCACTTGAGGCCTTCCAGTCCGGCCTCTCGTGGATCACCATCCTGCGGCGCAGGGAGAACTTCCGCGCCGCTTTCGCCGGCTTCAAGATCGCGGCGGTCGCCGAGTTCACCGGCGAGGACAGGGAGCGCCTTCTCGCGGACGCGGGCATCATCCGCAACCGCGCCAAGATCGACGCCACCCTCGGCAACGCCAGAGCCCTCGCGGACTGGGCCCCGGGTGAACTCTCCACCCTCATCTGGTCGTACGCCCCTGCTCCTGGCTCCCTCCCCGCCCCGCGCACCACGGACGACGTACCCGCGATCACCGACGAGTCCACGGCCCTGTCCGGCGCCCTGAAGAAACGCGGGCTGCGCTTCATCGGCCCCACCACGGCCTACGCGCTGATGCAGGCCTGCGGCCTGGTCGACGACCACCTGGTGGCCTGCATCGCGCGCGGCGCGGCGGGGCGTGCGGGGAAGGGTGGAGACCGGGGCGCCGGGCCCGAAAAGCCTTGA
- a CDS encoding anti-sigma factor family protein, with protein MSGSRPTPAEQHLGDRLAALVDGELNHDARERVLAHLATCAKCKAEADAQRRLKSVFAHASPPPPSQSFLERLQGLPGGGDGGAAEEPFGRAGLRPGAFGGGAPRSQGAPGVLGMRQDTFGYIPEHAPALTSRGPRRRVSLTRPVPAPLGPTAPPGAGRGFRIHDVGRSEAERSASRGRRFAFAAAGAVSLAAIALGGVSTVPTSNDAGARGAGSGSNATPARSPGAASTATSESTRRRNGGSGQSGGALSVSTRPTSVVAPLLPGAAVLAAGVRPPAHPLSAPFYVGPEISPLPRAMSYAAPGTATVPETFLSAATRAAPAPTTSEPLAPGLAGRGVEAARSPVPQPSVSGSDRVSAHR; from the coding sequence GTGAGTGGATCACGTCCTACCCCCGCCGAGCAGCACCTCGGTGACCGGCTGGCCGCCCTGGTGGACGGCGAGCTGAATCACGACGCCCGCGAGCGTGTCCTCGCCCATCTCGCGACCTGCGCCAAGTGCAAGGCCGAGGCGGACGCACAGCGCCGCCTCAAGAGCGTCTTCGCGCACGCCAGCCCACCGCCCCCCTCCCAGAGTTTTCTGGAACGCCTGCAAGGACTTCCCGGGGGTGGTGACGGCGGTGCGGCCGAAGAGCCGTTCGGAAGAGCCGGCCTCCGCCCCGGAGCCTTCGGTGGCGGAGCCCCGCGAAGCCAGGGAGCCCCCGGAGTCCTCGGTATGAGGCAGGACACCTTCGGCTACATCCCGGAGCACGCTCCGGCCCTGACGTCGCGCGGCCCGCGTAGGCGCGTCTCCCTCACCCGGCCCGTGCCCGCCCCCCTGGGGCCGACGGCACCGCCCGGAGCGGGGCGCGGCTTCCGCATCCACGACGTCGGCAGGAGCGAGGCGGAGCGCTCCGCCTCACGCGGCCGTCGCTTCGCCTTCGCCGCCGCCGGAGCGGTGTCGCTGGCCGCCATCGCGCTCGGCGGGGTCTCGACGGTCCCCACCTCCAACGACGCGGGAGCGCGCGGGGCGGGATCGGGCAGCAACGCCACACCGGCGCGCTCGCCGGGCGCGGCCTCCACGGCCACCTCCGAGTCCACCCGCCGCAGGAACGGCGGCAGCGGACAGTCGGGCGGCGCGCTCTCGGTCTCCACCCGGCCCACCTCGGTCGTGGCCCCGCTGCTGCCGGGCGCCGCTGTGCTGGCCGCGGGTGTGAGGCCGCCCGCGCACCCGCTGTCGGCGCCGTTCTACGTGGGCCCGGAGATCTCCCCGCTGCCGCGTGCGATGTCGTACGCGGCGCCGGGTACGGCCACCGTTCCCGAGACCTTCCTGAGCGCGGCGACCCGCGCGGCTCCCGCGCCCACCACCTCCGAGCCGTTGGCGCCGGGCCTCGCCGGCCGTGGCGTCGAGGCCGCCAGGTCTCCCGTCCCGCAGCCGTCGGTGTCGGGGTCCGACCGGGTTTCCGCCCACCGTTGA
- a CDS encoding DivIVA domain-containing protein has product MVLFWFLVIALVVVVGAVTLAVLGGGEGAALPDAAPERLSDPLPDDRPVERADVESLRFPVTLRGYRMAEVDDALARVGAELAERDARITELETALTGAVGAAARGRGPGAAAAPLSGPYGREDAPYSYEQGGEADPYEQGGEPQPYEPRGASPSSGQQGGPEPRRYGQEGEPGRYERGSRGTSPRADERGDGTEGEQR; this is encoded by the coding sequence ATGGTCTTGTTTTGGTTCTTGGTCATCGCGCTGGTCGTGGTGGTCGGCGCGGTCACCCTCGCCGTACTCGGCGGCGGTGAGGGCGCCGCGCTTCCCGACGCCGCTCCGGAGCGGCTCTCGGACCCGCTGCCGGACGACCGGCCCGTGGAGCGGGCGGACGTGGAGTCGCTGCGCTTCCCCGTGACGCTGCGCGGATACCGCATGGCCGAGGTCGACGACGCACTCGCCCGGGTCGGCGCGGAACTGGCCGAGCGGGACGCGAGGATCACCGAGCTGGAGACGGCGCTCACGGGCGCCGTCGGGGCCGCGGCGCGGGGCAGGGGCCCTGGAGCTGCCGCGGCACCGCTTTCCGGGCCGTACGGGCGGGAGGACGCGCCCTACTCGTACGAGCAGGGAGGCGAAGCGGACCCGTACGAGCAGGGAGGCGAACCGCAGCCGTACGAGCCGAGGGGCGCGTCGCCCTCATCCGGGCAGCAGGGCGGTCCCGAGCCCCGTCGGTACGGGCAGGAGGGCGAGCCCGGCCGGTACGAGCGGGGCAGCCGCGGCACCTCCCCGCGGGCCGACGAGCGTGGCGACGGCACGGAGGGCGAGCAGCGGTGA
- the sigE gene encoding RNA polymerase sigma factor SigE → MVGAPLDTTRADRGGAAAAGDRGGALRRFLRSAVELKSVTNTADRHHAADSARTATFAADADSQAWTPPTWEEIVSTHSGRVYRLAYRLTGNQHDAEDLTQEVFVRVFRSLSTYTPGTFEGWLHRITTNLFLDMVRRKQRIRFDALGDDAAERLPSREPSPQQVFHDTHFDADVQQALDTLAPEFRAAVVLCDIEGLSYEEIAATLDVKLGTVRSRIHRGRSQLRKALKHRSPEARAERRSLVASGVPALGGGGATA, encoded by the coding sequence ATGGTAGGGGCTCCACTGGACACCACCAGAGCTGACAGGGGAGGTGCGGCTGCGGCCGGTGACCGAGGCGGGGCGCTGCGGCGCTTCCTCAGGTCGGCGGTCGAGCTGAAATCTGTGACCAACACCGCTGACCGTCACCACGCTGCTGATTCCGCACGGACCGCGACCTTCGCCGCTGACGCGGACTCGCAGGCGTGGACTCCGCCCACCTGGGAGGAGATCGTCAGCACGCACAGCGGCCGGGTGTACCGGCTGGCCTACCGCCTGACGGGAAATCAGCACGACGCCGAAGATCTCACACAAGAGGTCTTCGTCCGAGTCTTCCGTTCTCTCTCGACCTACACGCCCGGCACGTTCGAGGGCTGGCTGCACCGCATCACCACCAACCTCTTCCTCGACATGGTCCGTCGCAAGCAGCGCATCCGTTTCGACGCGCTCGGTGACGACGCGGCGGAGCGGCTGCCCAGCCGTGAGCCCTCCCCGCAGCAGGTGTTCCACGACACCCACTTCGACGCCGATGTCCAGCAGGCGCTCGACACCCTCGCGCCGGAGTTCCGCGCGGCCGTGGTCCTCTGCGACATCGAGGGCCTGTCGTACGAAGAGATCGCGGCCACCCTCGACGTCAAGCTCGGCACGGTGCGCAGCCGGATTCACCGCGGCCGCTCCCAGCTCCGCAAGGCTCTCAAGCACCGTTCGCCCGAGGCCCGCGCCGAGCGACGGAGTCTTGTGGCCAGCGGAGTGCCCGCGCTGGGAGGAGGGGGCGCGACCGCGTGA
- the chcB gene encoding 2-cyclohexenylcarbonyl CoA isomerase, with the protein MAETVLYDVADGLATITLNRPDAMNALNTEAKVALREAVLAAAGDKAVRAVLLTATGRAFCVGQDLKEHIGSLAADRASGSGSTMSTVAEHYNPIAKGLAGMRKPVVAAVNGVAAGAGFGFALAADYRIVADTASFNTSFAGVALTADSGISWTLPRLIGRSRATDLLLFPRGVKAQEAYELGIANQVVPAADLPARAVELAKSLAAGPTVAYAALKESLDFGASRTLDEALEKEDELQSLAGASEDHAIAVQAFIDKAAPHYLGR; encoded by the coding sequence ATGGCAGAGACCGTGCTCTACGACGTGGCTGATGGACTCGCGACGATCACCCTCAACCGCCCCGATGCGATGAACGCGCTCAACACCGAGGCGAAGGTGGCCCTGCGGGAGGCGGTGCTGGCCGCCGCGGGCGACAAGGCGGTCCGCGCGGTGCTGCTGACCGCGACCGGGCGCGCGTTCTGCGTGGGCCAGGACCTCAAGGAGCACATCGGTTCGCTCGCAGCCGACCGCGCGTCGGGCTCCGGCTCGACCATGTCGACGGTCGCCGAGCACTACAACCCGATCGCCAAGGGCTTGGCCGGGATGCGGAAGCCGGTCGTGGCCGCCGTCAATGGCGTGGCCGCGGGCGCGGGGTTCGGTTTCGCCCTGGCCGCCGACTACCGGATCGTCGCCGACACCGCCTCCTTCAACACCTCGTTCGCAGGTGTCGCGCTCACCGCCGACTCGGGCATCTCGTGGACCCTGCCCCGGTTGATCGGCCGTTCCCGCGCCACCGACCTGCTCCTCTTCCCGCGCGGGGTGAAGGCGCAGGAGGCGTACGAGCTGGGGATCGCCAACCAGGTCGTGCCCGCGGCCGATCTGCCTGCACGGGCGGTGGAACTCGCGAAGAGCCTCGCCGCCGGACCCACCGTGGCCTACGCGGCGCTCAAGGAGTCCCTGGACTTCGGCGCCTCACGCACCCTGGACGAGGCGCTGGAGAAGGAGGACGAACTCCAGTCCCTGGCCGGCGCGTCCGAGGACCACGCCATCGCCGTACAGGCCTTCATCGACAAGGCGGCCCCCCACTACCTGGGTCGCTAG
- a CDS encoding DUF3117 domain-containing protein: MAAMKPRTGDGPLEVTKEGRGIVMRVPLEGGGRLVVELTPDEADALGDALKKVVG; the protein is encoded by the coding sequence ATGGCGGCCATGAAGCCGCGGACGGGCGACGGCCCGCTCGAGGTGACAAAGGAGGGGCGGGGCATCGTCATGCGCGTTCCGCTCGAAGGCGGCGGTCGACTCGTCGTCGAGCTGACCCCGGACGAGGCCGACGCACTCGGCGACGCGCTGAAGAAGGTCGTTGGCTGA